In Streptomyces sp. NBC_00878, a single window of DNA contains:
- a CDS encoding alpha/beta fold hydrolase, with protein sequence MDLRLPALRRPRRWIAAAAVVVVLAGAGTWSAVASDGAPAVHRTDQLISTGDGVRIDTSYFTGDASGRRPAVLLAHGFGGSKKDVRAQAEDLARDGYAVLTWSARGFGRSTGKIGLNDPEGEVADASKLIDWLAKRPEVELDKTGDPRVGAAGASYGGAVSLLAAGYDQRVDAIAPAITYWSLADALFPNGVFKKLWAGIFINSGGGCDKFEQQLCEMYERVAESGTPDAAATKLLEERSPSAVGDRIKVPTLIMQGQTDSLFPLGQADVMAKAIKANGAPVDVDWISGGHDGGDMEVDRVQGRVQSWFDRYLKDEKGVDTGPAFRVTRTLGLGSGDGEPRLGSATEDSYPGLSSAGRSIALTGREQRFDNPAGSSPPAISALPGLGGGGLSQLSSLGVGVSLDFRGQYASFESAPLKEDLQITGSPTVTVHVKSTSEDAVLFAKLYDVGPGGGAQPVLPSQLVEPVRVADAKAGKDVRITLPAIDHEVDDGHRLRLVLASTDLGYASPTAPATYTVSQKSGLTVPAPLGGDTAAQPLPAWVWWLPLAGAALALALLRPARRRNSSPSTPAPDPAQAEVPLQITDLSKRYAKSADRYAVRDLSFRVEKGQVLGLLGPNGAGKTTTLRMLMGLIKPDAGEIRVFGQVIRPGAPVLSRVGAFVEGAGFLPHLSGRENLELYWRATGRPPEDAHLDEALKIAGLGDALSRAVRTYSQGMRQRLAIAQAMLGMPDLLILDEPTNGLDPPQIREMREVMIRYAAAGRTVIVSSHLLAEVEQSCTHLVVMDHGKLVQAGPVEEIIGSGDTLLVGTATPTDEPVVEKVAALPGVVSAVRTDDGLLVRLDADGSARRLVAELVRMDVPVESVGPHRRLEDAFLTLIGESA encoded by the coding sequence ATGGATCTTCGACTGCCCGCACTGCGGCGGCCGCGACGGTGGATCGCCGCCGCGGCCGTTGTCGTGGTGCTCGCCGGCGCCGGCACCTGGAGTGCCGTCGCCTCCGACGGGGCACCCGCGGTACACCGCACCGACCAGCTCATCAGTACGGGCGACGGGGTGAGAATCGACACCTCGTACTTCACCGGCGACGCCTCCGGACGCCGCCCCGCCGTCCTGCTCGCGCACGGCTTCGGCGGCAGCAAGAAGGACGTACGGGCCCAGGCCGAGGACCTGGCGCGCGACGGGTACGCGGTCCTGACGTGGTCGGCCCGCGGCTTCGGCAGATCCACGGGCAAGATCGGGCTGAACGACCCCGAGGGCGAGGTCGCCGACGCCTCCAAGCTGATCGACTGGCTTGCCAAGCGTCCGGAGGTCGAGCTCGACAAGACCGGCGACCCGCGCGTCGGCGCCGCCGGTGCCTCGTACGGTGGGGCGGTCTCGCTCCTCGCGGCCGGTTACGACCAGCGGGTGGACGCCATCGCCCCGGCGATCACGTACTGGAGCCTCGCGGACGCGCTGTTCCCGAACGGCGTCTTCAAGAAGCTGTGGGCCGGCATCTTCATCAACTCCGGCGGCGGCTGCGACAAGTTCGAGCAGCAGTTGTGCGAGATGTACGAGCGGGTCGCGGAGTCCGGCACACCGGACGCGGCGGCGACGAAGCTCCTGGAGGAGCGCAGCCCCTCCGCCGTCGGCGACCGCATCAAGGTCCCCACGCTCATCATGCAGGGCCAGACCGACTCGCTCTTCCCGCTCGGCCAGGCCGACGTGATGGCCAAGGCGATCAAGGCCAACGGCGCTCCGGTGGACGTCGACTGGATCTCCGGCGGCCACGACGGCGGCGACATGGAGGTGGACCGGGTCCAGGGGCGGGTGCAGTCCTGGTTCGACCGCTATCTGAAGGACGAGAAGGGCGTCGACACCGGCCCCGCCTTCCGGGTCACCCGGACCCTCGGCCTGGGCTCCGGCGACGGAGAGCCGCGGCTGGGCAGCGCGACCGAGGACAGCTACCCCGGCCTGTCGAGTGCGGGGCGCTCGATCGCCCTGACCGGGCGCGAGCAGCGCTTCGACAACCCGGCGGGCTCCAGTCCGCCCGCCATCTCGGCCCTGCCCGGCCTCGGCGGCGGTGGCCTGTCCCAGCTGTCGTCCCTCGGGGTCGGGGTGTCCCTCGACTTCCGCGGCCAGTACGCCTCGTTCGAGTCGGCGCCCCTGAAGGAGGACCTGCAGATCACAGGTTCGCCGACGGTGACGGTCCACGTGAAGTCGACGAGCGAGGACGCGGTCCTCTTCGCGAAGCTGTACGACGTCGGGCCGGGCGGCGGCGCCCAGCCGGTACTGCCCTCGCAACTGGTCGAGCCCGTCCGGGTGGCGGACGCCAAGGCCGGCAAGGACGTACGGATCACCCTGCCGGCGATCGACCACGAGGTGGACGACGGCCACCGGCTGCGCCTGGTCCTCGCCTCGACGGACCTCGGCTACGCCTCACCGACGGCCCCGGCGACGTACACCGTCTCCCAGAAGAGCGGCCTGACCGTGCCCGCGCCGCTCGGCGGGGACACCGCCGCGCAGCCGCTGCCCGCGTGGGTGTGGTGGCTTCCGCTCGCCGGTGCCGCGCTCGCGCTGGCGCTGTTGCGTCCCGCACGGCGCCGCAACTCCTCGCCCTCGACGCCCGCCCCGGACCCGGCACAGGCCGAAGTCCCGCTCCAGATCACGGACTTGAGCAAGCGGTACGCCAAGTCGGCGGACCGCTACGCCGTGCGGGACCTCAGCTTCCGCGTGGAGAAGGGCCAGGTCCTGGGCCTGCTGGGGCCGAACGGCGCGGGCAAGACCACGACACTGCGCATGCTGATGGGCCTGATCAAGCCGGACGCCGGAGAGATCCGAGTCTTCGGCCAGGTGATCCGGCCGGGCGCGCCGGTCCTGTCGCGCGTCGGGGCCTTCGTCGAGGGAGCGGGCTTCCTGCCGCACCTCTCCGGCCGCGAGAATCTCGAACTGTACTGGCGGGCGACGGGCCGCCCGCCCGAGGACGCGCACCTGGACGAGGCGCTGAAGATCGCGGGTCTCGGCGACGCACTGTCCCGAGCGGTACGGACCTACTCGCAAGGCATGCGCCAGCGCCTCGCCATCGCCCAGGCCATGCTCGGCATGCCGGACCTGCTCATCCTCGACGAACCGACCAACGGCCTCGACCCGCCACAGATCCGCGAGATGCGCGAGGTCATGATCCGCTACGCGGCGGCCGGACGCACGGTGATCGTCTCCAGCCACCTCCTCGCGGAGGTCGAGCAGTCCTGCACCCACCTGGTGGTCATGGACCACGGGAAGCTGGTCCAGGCGGGCCCGGTGGAGGAGATCATCGGCTCGGGCGACACGCTGCTGGTGGGCACGGCCACGCCGACGGACGAGCCCGTCGTGGAGAAGGTCGCCGCGCTGCCGGGTGTGGTCTCGGCCGTCCGCACCGACGACGGACTCCTGGTCCGGCTCGACGCGGACGGAAGCGCGCGGCGCCTGGTCGCCGAGCTCGTACGGATGGACGTACCCGTGGAGTCCGTGGGTCCCCACCGCCGTCTCGAAGACGCCTTCCTCACCCTGATCGGAGAGTCCGCATGA
- a CDS encoding ABC transporter permease — MSTLADRAEEREKEGDEEREDERAGAGRAQPVEVADGYRAGRTLPLRVELVRQLKRRRTMVMGGLLFALPFILLIAFQVGDPGGGGNGAQRVNLMDTATASGANFAAVNLFASAGFLLVIPVALFFGDTVASEASWSSLRYLLAAPVPRARLLWSKLAVAFGLSLAALVLLPVVALAVGTAAYGWGPLQLPVGGTLPTGTAAVRLLIVVAYILVSQLVTAALAFWLSTRTDAPLGAVGGAVGLTIIGNVLDEVTALGDWRHFVPAHWQYAWLDAVQPQLDWSDMIQGTSLSLTYAMVLFALAFRGFARKDVVS; from the coding sequence ATGAGCACGCTGGCCGACCGCGCGGAGGAGCGCGAGAAGGAGGGTGACGAGGAGCGCGAAGACGAGCGCGCCGGGGCCGGACGCGCCCAGCCCGTCGAGGTCGCCGACGGCTACCGCGCGGGCCGCACGCTGCCCCTGAGGGTCGAACTGGTCCGGCAGTTGAAGCGGCGCCGCACGATGGTCATGGGCGGGCTGCTGTTCGCCCTGCCCTTCATCCTGCTGATCGCCTTCCAGGTCGGCGACCCGGGGGGCGGCGGCAACGGCGCCCAGCGGGTCAACCTGATGGACACCGCGACCGCGTCCGGGGCCAACTTCGCCGCCGTGAACCTCTTCGCCTCCGCGGGCTTCCTGCTCGTCATCCCGGTGGCGCTGTTCTTCGGAGACACGGTCGCCTCGGAGGCGAGCTGGTCGTCGCTGCGCTATCTGCTCGCGGCGCCGGTACCGCGAGCCCGTCTGCTGTGGTCCAAGCTGGCCGTCGCCTTCGGACTCAGCCTGGCCGCGCTGGTACTGCTGCCGGTCGTCGCGCTCGCCGTCGGTACGGCGGCCTACGGCTGGGGCCCGCTGCAACTCCCCGTCGGCGGCACGCTGCCCACCGGGACCGCCGCCGTGCGCCTGCTGATCGTCGTGGCGTACATCCTCGTGTCCCAACTGGTCACCGCGGCCCTGGCGTTCTGGCTGTCGACCAGGACGGACGCCCCGCTGGGAGCGGTCGGCGGAGCGGTGGGGCTGACCATCATCGGCAACGTCCTCGACGAGGTGACGGCGCTCGGCGACTGGCGCCACTTCGTGCCCGCGCACTGGCAGTACGCATGGCTCGACGCCGTCCAGCCGCAGCTCGACTGGAGCGACATGATCCAGGGCACGTCGCTGTCTCTCACCTACGCGATGGTGCTGTTCGCCCTGGCCTTCCGCGGCTTCGCGCGCAAGGACGTGGTGTCGTAG
- the tnpB gene encoding IS607 family element RNA-guided endonuclease TnpB, with protein MKKFQQRPGFQLVAHKLALDPGAEASRRLMSHTGASRAAYNWAVGWVTAAWWQRKAEQSYGIGEDELTPWRDFSLYALRKAFNEKKKTDPRFASWWEENSKEAYNTGLAGASAAFNNYAKSKSGKRKGRTMGIPRFKTLRRARRTCRFTTGVIRIEAGGRHVTLPRLGTVRLHEHRPDLVALIEAGELRILSATVRLEHLRWFVSFQAEQLLPAGPARRLDAAVGIDLGIKTLAVYADSDGTVDEEPNPRHLDTALKQLRRTSRTVSRRQGPDRRTGQKASKRWEKANAARNRIHHRVANLRADTIHKLTTRLAAEYGTVVVEDLNVAGMGRNRRLSRRIADAAFGEIRRQLTYKTAQRGSRLVVADRWYPSSKTCSGCGVAKAKLPLSVRVFTCDHCGLVLDRDANASLNLAALAAQNTGTAVAGDLGPAKAEPKPRGADQKTRTTRPRRKTGTGRAGGATLPHQRQTETRDRTQAEALKLW; from the coding sequence ATGAAGAAGTTCCAGCAGCGCCCCGGCTTCCAGCTCGTCGCGCACAAGCTGGCCCTGGACCCGGGCGCCGAAGCATCCCGCCGTCTGATGTCGCACACCGGAGCCTCCCGCGCCGCATACAACTGGGCTGTCGGCTGGGTCACCGCCGCGTGGTGGCAGCGCAAGGCCGAGCAGTCCTACGGCATCGGCGAGGACGAGCTGACGCCATGGCGGGACTTCTCCCTGTACGCGCTGCGCAAGGCGTTCAACGAGAAGAAGAAGACCGATCCGCGGTTTGCCTCCTGGTGGGAGGAGAACTCCAAGGAGGCATACAACACCGGACTCGCAGGCGCCTCGGCCGCCTTCAACAACTACGCGAAGTCGAAGTCCGGGAAACGCAAGGGCCGCACGATGGGCATCCCCCGCTTCAAGACGCTGCGCCGCGCCCGCCGCACCTGCCGCTTCACCACCGGCGTCATCCGGATCGAGGCCGGTGGCCGGCACGTCACCCTGCCCCGCCTCGGCACGGTCCGCCTGCACGAGCACCGCCCCGACCTGGTCGCGCTCATCGAGGCGGGTGAACTACGGATCCTGTCCGCGACCGTCCGCCTGGAACACCTGCGCTGGTTCGTCTCCTTCCAGGCCGAACAGCTCCTCCCGGCCGGGCCTGCCCGCCGCCTGGACGCGGCTGTCGGCATCGACCTGGGCATCAAGACCCTCGCCGTGTACGCGGACAGCGACGGCACCGTTGACGAGGAGCCCAACCCGCGCCACCTCGACACCGCACTCAAGCAGCTTCGCCGGACCAGCCGGACCGTATCCCGCCGCCAGGGCCCCGACCGCCGCACCGGACAGAAAGCGTCGAAGCGGTGGGAGAAGGCCAACGCCGCCCGCAACCGGATCCACCACCGGGTGGCGAACCTCCGCGCGGACACGATCCACAAGCTGACGACCCGCCTCGCCGCCGAGTACGGCACGGTTGTCGTCGAAGACCTCAACGTCGCCGGGATGGGCCGCAACCGCCGCCTGTCCCGACGGATCGCCGACGCCGCGTTCGGAGAGATCCGACGCCAGCTCACCTACAAGACCGCCCAGCGCGGCAGCCGCCTCGTGGTGGCCGACCGCTGGTACCCGTCGTCGAAGACATGCTCCGGCTGTGGAGTGGCGAAAGCCAAGCTGCCCCTCAGCGTCCGCGTCTTCACATGCGACCACTGCGGCCTCGTCCTCGACCGGGACGCCAACGCCTCACTCAACCTGGCCGCACTCGCGGCCCAGAACACAGGTACCGCAGTGGCCGGAGACCTGGGCCCCGCCAAGGCGGAGCCGAAGCCTCGTGGAGCCGACCAGAAGACCCGCACCACCCGTCCCCGCCGCAAGACGGGGACGGGGCGGGCAGGTGGCGCAACCCTGCCGCACCAGCGGCAGACAGAAACGAGAGACCGTACTCAAGCCGAAGCCCTCAAGCTCTGGTGA